One region of Zingiber officinale cultivar Zhangliang chromosome 7B, Zo_v1.1, whole genome shotgun sequence genomic DNA includes:
- the LOC122003834 gene encoding non-specific lipid-transfer protein 1-like: protein MARSLALVVVLVFIALLAGFQADAAVTCGQVASDLRPCIPYVTGQVSALPPACCNGVKGLNSAAQTTADRRAACNCIRSQASGISGLQPNRLSGLPGSCGVHLPFPISASTDCSSVS from the exons ATGGCTCGATCCCTTGCCTTGGTGGTGGTGCTCGTGTTCATCGCCCTCCTGGCAGGGTTCCAAGCCGACGCCGCAGTCACCTGTGGCCAAGTGGCCTCTGACCTGCGGCCGTGCATTCCCTACGTGACCGGTCAGGTGTCGGCGCTGCCTCCAGCCTGCTGTAACGGGGTGAAGGGCCTGAATAGCGCCGCGCAAACCACCGCCGACCGCCGTGCGGCGTGCAATTGCATCCGCTCACAGGCATCTGGAATCTCCGGCCTCCAGCCCAACCGCCTTTCCGGGCTCCCCGGCAGCTGCGGCGTCCACCTCCCATTCCCCATTAGTGCCTCCACTGATTGCTCCAG TGTGAGCTGA